CGGCCTGACCATGCACGGCATCCAGACCTGGGTCGCGTTGCCGCTCGACGACGAAGAGGTCGAGCCGTCGTTCGCGCATCATGCCGCCGACACGCTGCCGGTCGTCGAGCGCAATGGCGTGACGCTGCGCGTGATCGCGGGCACCGCGTTCGGCGCCACCTCGCCGGTCGCGACGTTTTCCGGCACGCTGTACGTCGCCGCGGAATTCGCGGCGGGCGGCGCCTTCGCGCTCGAACCGGAACACGAGGAACGCGGCGTGTATCTGGTGGACGGCGATCTGGAAATCGACGGCACGCCGCTCGAAGCCGGTCAGATGGCGGTACTCGCGCTCGACGAAACCGTCACGCTCGCCAGCACCCACGGCGCGCGCGTGATGCTGCTCGGCGGCGAGAAGCTGGACGGCGAGCGTTTTATCGAATGGAATTTCGTCGCGAGTTCGCGCGAGAAGATCGAAGCGGCAAAGCTCGCGTGGACCGCTCAGGAGATGGGCAAGGTGCCGGGCGAAACCGAATGGATTCCGCTGCCGGAGCGTAAGTAGGCAAAACAGGAGCAAGACGGAACGCATCAACGTACCGGCAGGGACGCACGGACGGCATAGCGGTACGGGCCGCGAGCGCATTCAGGGTATCGATATTGAATCCGCCGCGCCCGGCCCCACTTTATAAGACAACGTTTTATCGACGAGGACGCAATGGACACCACTCTGGCCACTTTCGAACAGGACGTCATCACGGCGTCGACGCTGGCCCCCGTACTGGTCGATTTCTGGGCGCCCTGGTGCGGCCCGTGCAAGTCGCTCGGGCCGATGCTGGAAAAACTCGAAGCCGAAGCCGGCGGCAAATGGAAACTCGTGAAGGTGAACGTCGACGAGAATCAGGAACTGGCCGCGCACTTCCAGGTGCGCAGCATTCCGCACGTCATGGCGTTCGCCGACGGCCGGCCGGTCGACCAGTTCGTCGGCGTGCTGCCCGAGGGGCAGTTGCGCGAGTTTATCGAGCGGCTGGTGCCGCAAGGCGCGGACGCCGCGCGTCTCGAAGCGCAGGCCGCGCTGGAAGACGGCCGCCGCGAGGATGCGTACGACGCGCTGCAAGCCGCCCTCGCCTATGACCCGGGCTTCGAC
The sequence above is a segment of the Paraburkholderia sp. D15 genome. Coding sequences within it:
- a CDS encoding pirin family protein, with amino-acid sequence MSSSIKAVLKPHLRDVGSLSVRRVLPAMAARLIGPFIFFDHMGPATLAPGVGLDVRPHPHIGLATVTYLFEGAIMHRDSLGSAQKIVPGDVNWMTAGRGIVHSERTPDEDRASGLTMHGIQTWVALPLDDEEVEPSFAHHAADTLPVVERNGVTLRVIAGTAFGATSPVATFSGTLYVAAEFAAGGAFALEPEHEERGVYLVDGDLEIDGTPLEAGQMAVLALDETVTLASTHGARVMLLGGEKLDGERFIEWNFVASSREKIEAAKLAWTAQEMGKVPGETEWIPLPERK
- the trxA gene encoding thioredoxin yields the protein MDTTLATFEQDVITASTLAPVLVDFWAPWCGPCKSLGPMLEKLEAEAGGKWKLVKVNVDENQELAAHFQVRSIPHVMAFADGRPVDQFVGVLPEGQLREFIERLVPQGADAARLEAQAALEDGRREDAYDALQAALAYDPGFDEARMDRIEMLIEDDRIDEARNEVDLLSPKTTQGIDDRFNAIKTRLDAVDAAADLPPTDALEARVAAQPDDLEARFDLASALIAHRKYEGALEHLLAIVQRDRTFRDDIGRKTMLSVFDLAAHQPQLVSQWRRKLSASLF